A stretch of Endozoicomonas sp. SCSIO W0465 DNA encodes these proteins:
- a CDS encoding transposase translates to MGGCIVHPSRKTVIPLAPEAICRQDGFTKNDCEKAAIRRFLAQTKHDHPRLKLVILLDGLYAENPTIAMIREYGWKFIIVAKDGNHVSLIEAMNTLYDEGQVHHHKIVDEKNNTTHKFRYANNVPLNLQDETERVNVLDYIEIDKKGIQHVWCWITDIELTDDTVESVMRGGRCRWRIENETFNTLKNQGYQLEHNYGHGEKHLAKNFAYLTFLAFLVDQIQELACPKFQQALNKPKKPTRKRLWRKITSFFLTLMIDSWVISQKVLEAG, encoded by the coding sequence ATGGGGGGCTGTATTGTCCACCCATCCAGAAAAACCGTCATTCCATTAGCGCCCGAAGCGATTTGTCGGCAAGATGGTTTCACAAAGAATGATTGTGAAAAAGCGGCAATAAGGCGTTTTCTGGCTCAGACAAAACACGACCATCCGCGCCTGAAACTGGTGATTCTGCTGGATGGTCTATACGCGGAGAACCCTACCATTGCTATGATCAGAGAGTATGGGTGGAAATTTATCATCGTGGCCAAGGATGGTAACCATGTGTCGCTTATTGAGGCCATGAACACCCTTTATGATGAAGGTCAGGTTCATCATCACAAAATCGTTGATGAGAAGAATAACACGACTCATAAATTTCGCTACGCCAATAACGTTCCCCTCAATCTTCAGGATGAAACTGAGCGGGTTAATGTTCTGGATTACATTGAAATTGACAAAAAAGGAATTCAGCATGTCTGGTGTTGGATAACCGATATTGAATTAACAGATGATACCGTTGAATCAGTAATGCGAGGAGGTCGTTGTAGATGGCGAATTGAAAATGAAACGTTTAATACCCTGAAAAATCAAGGCTATCAACTTGAGCACAATTACGGTCATGGCGAAAAACATCTGGCTAAGAATTTCGCCTACCTCACTTTTCTGGCATTCCTGGTTGATCAGATACAGGAACTGGCTTGTCCAAAATTTCAACAGGCTTTAAATAAGCCAAAGAAGCCTACACGCAAGCGATTATGGAGAAAGATCACCAGTTTCTTTCTCACGTTGATGATTGATAGCTGGGTAATTTCTCAAAAAGTGCTGGAAGCAGGATAA
- a CDS encoding DUF2333 family protein, with product MALEKIKAAFQSGTRNSLGFTYGKALFIGVGILILLLSLIGWYWSQEPDLFSVKANAEKLATDHAQNVVTGYTTTATLYTLADTLLNKPGGFLRNDIMPPSVVMDNMPNWEIGVLIQVRDMARALRKDFSRSQSQSREDPDLAVAEPQFNFDAKSWILPSSEREYQRGINKLQSYMTRLSDPNDPAQFYARADNLTRWLGDVETRLGSLSQRLSASVGKPRLNTDLSGDSGATQSTDSAVLVDVKTPWSQIDDVFYEARGTSWALIHLLRAIEVDFADVLAKKNATVSVRQIIRELEATQDTVWSPMILNGSGFGFLANHSLVMANYVSRANAAIIDLRRLLEQG from the coding sequence ATGGCGCTGGAAAAGATTAAAGCGGCTTTTCAGTCGGGTACCCGGAATAGTTTGGGTTTTACTTATGGTAAAGCCCTGTTTATTGGTGTTGGCATTCTGATTCTGCTTCTGTCTCTGATTGGCTGGTACTGGAGTCAGGAACCAGACCTGTTTTCAGTAAAGGCCAATGCAGAAAAGCTGGCGACTGATCATGCCCAGAATGTTGTCACTGGTTATACCACAACAGCAACGCTCTACACCCTGGCGGATACGCTTCTGAATAAGCCGGGAGGTTTCCTGCGTAATGACATCATGCCACCAAGCGTAGTGATGGATAATATGCCCAATTGGGAGATCGGTGTTCTGATTCAAGTGCGGGATATGGCCCGGGCACTGCGCAAGGACTTCAGTCGCTCTCAGTCGCAGTCAAGAGAAGACCCGGACCTGGCGGTTGCCGAGCCACAGTTTAATTTTGATGCCAAAAGCTGGATTCTGCCTTCCAGCGAGCGGGAATATCAGCGGGGCATTAACAAGCTGCAAAGCTATATGACCCGCTTATCAGACCCCAATGACCCGGCGCAATTTTATGCCCGGGCAGATAATCTGACTCGCTGGCTGGGGGATGTGGAGACACGTCTGGGCAGCCTTTCCCAGCGTCTGAGCGCCAGTGTTGGTAAACCGCGTTTGAACACTGACCTTTCGGGGGACAGTGGGGCTACTCAATCGACGGATAGTGCGGTTTTGGTTGATGTCAAAACACCATGGTCGCAGATTGATGATGTTTTCTATGAGGCCAGGGGGACTTCCTGGGCCCTGATACATCTGCTAAGGGCTATAGAAGTGGACTTCGCCGACGTTCTGGCCAAGAAAAATGCCACCGTCAGTGTCCGACAGATTATCCGCGAGCTGGAGGCTACTCAGGATACCGTCTGGAGCCCGATGATTCTGAATGGCTCCGGCTTTGGTTTTCTGGCCAACCACTCTCTGGTCATGGCGAATTATGTTTCCCGGGCAAATGCGGCGATTATTGACCTTCGGCGATTACTGGAACAAGGGTAG
- a CDS encoding IS66 family transposase: MIPELPATMSAEILLKENAELRMRVACLEERCRELEEKVGKNSQNSSKPPSSDGYQKPCKNSNSPDHSDDLSADKGTDPSDEKPNPKSLRQSSGNKAGGKKGHQGTCLKQVDIPDYIEYLPVKECNKCQASLLDSEPVKYIERQVFEPGRPGEFEVTAHRAEVKICTCGCRNQAEFPEGVTAAAQYGSATQAMAVYLNQYHFLPFKRVSEYFNTLYKMSVSAGTVANFVARTYENLASTEEVIRDALRESSVAGADETGMRAEGSLHWLHVMRDEQWTLYYLSEKRGREAMDTMGILLTFAGVLVHDHWKSYFAYAATHVLCNAHHLRELLGVVDRDSNQLALRLMKLLRLSWHYCKGFKTIGMLQMPSVVCERIEKIYDRLLQRALMKEVVYMEKQREELKRKKVKNTKAYNLFKRLTEFKAETLRFMSDFTIPFDNNGSERDVRMAKLKQKISGCFRSADGGSMFARIRSYLSSARKQGMDIYQSLHRAVRNYCNMPLLSAE; encoded by the coding sequence ATGATTCCAGAACTACCCGCAACTATGTCGGCTGAGATTCTCTTGAAAGAGAATGCAGAGCTGCGGATGAGAGTTGCCTGTCTGGAAGAGCGATGTCGAGAATTGGAAGAAAAGGTTGGCAAGAACAGTCAAAACAGCAGCAAGCCGCCATCGTCTGATGGTTATCAAAAACCTTGTAAAAACAGTAATTCTCCAGATCATTCTGACGACCTTTCCGCAGATAAAGGTACCGATCCATCGGATGAAAAACCCAATCCTAAAAGTCTGAGACAGTCTTCTGGTAATAAAGCCGGTGGAAAGAAAGGGCATCAGGGCACTTGTCTTAAACAGGTCGATATCCCTGACTATATTGAGTACCTTCCGGTTAAAGAATGCAATAAATGTCAGGCGTCTCTTCTTGATAGTGAGCCGGTCAAATATATTGAACGACAGGTGTTTGAACCAGGGAGACCGGGTGAATTTGAAGTAACGGCCCATAGAGCTGAAGTAAAAATCTGCACTTGTGGTTGTCGGAATCAGGCTGAATTCCCGGAAGGTGTTACCGCTGCCGCACAATATGGCTCAGCCACACAGGCTATGGCCGTCTATCTTAACCAATACCATTTCCTGCCTTTTAAGCGCGTGTCAGAGTATTTTAATACTCTCTATAAAATGAGTGTAAGTGCAGGCACTGTCGCCAATTTTGTGGCCAGAACCTATGAAAATCTGGCTTCTACTGAAGAGGTTATTCGTGACGCCTTGCGGGAATCGTCTGTTGCCGGAGCCGATGAAACGGGTATGCGGGCCGAGGGCTCTTTGCACTGGCTACACGTTATGCGGGATGAACAATGGACGCTCTACTACTTGTCTGAAAAGCGAGGTCGTGAGGCCATGGACACGATGGGCATACTGCTAACATTTGCAGGCGTTCTGGTTCATGATCATTGGAAATCCTATTTTGCATATGCGGCAACTCACGTACTTTGCAATGCCCATCACCTGAGGGAGCTTTTGGGTGTTGTTGATAGGGACAGCAATCAACTGGCGTTGCGATTGATGAAGCTACTGAGGCTTTCCTGGCATTACTGCAAGGGCTTTAAGACCATAGGTATGCTACAGATGCCAAGTGTTGTCTGTGAACGAATCGAGAAGATTTATGACCGGTTGCTTCAGCGGGCTCTAATGAAAGAAGTCGTCTATATGGAGAAGCAACGAGAGGAGCTTAAGCGCAAGAAAGTCAAGAATACTAAAGCTTACAATCTCTTCAAACGACTCACTGAGTTCAAGGCTGAGACACTGCGCTTCATGTCAGATTTTACCATTCCCTTCGATAACAATGGCAGTGAGCGGGATGTTCGAATGGCCAAGTTAAAGCAGAAAATCTCAGGCTGCTTCAGGAGTGCAGACGGTGGTTCTATGTTTGCACGGATTCGCAGCTATTTGTCGTCTGCCAGAAAACAGGGAATGGACATATATCAATCACTTCATAGAGCTGTTCGGAATTACTGTAATATGCCTTTGCTCAGTGCTGAATAG
- a CDS encoding EAL domain-containing protein — protein sequence MTLLRELALYLTLLLILLFAGSFVLTVNDARHYLQEQLNSHAQDTATSLGIAIASAGTGNSAAMDSMIDAVFDRGYYRQIRFTDRSGKILVNNEHPIALEGVPDWFVKLIDLEAPEVTSEINSGWVPMGQLLVASHPGHAYRSLWSKVSGDALLFSFGLILAMVGLNTLLGVVLRPLKKMEHQANRICERHFEIQPELPKTRDLRRVVQAMNRMAEKLDNAFSEQVALIEELRRKLVKDPLTGLLNRKAFERRMNTVLSEDIGEAGGGLILIQVRGLEMLNRCHGQKFVDDLLLTTSYWVGKTLLPWPAAFAGRRNGSSFTVFVPACRVSEVRKVTELLFKALVTMEFFASPEGSNNLHIAAVTHQGRCSTALLLDHGDKQLLEQEIRVKNCWDVTDISGESGYPYMGWSDTHWVEALEKVMSEGLIELYGQPIMGADGAVACTEILVRITLDGEVVSADSFMPVVERYDLYGKFDRAVFFALADYMDDRDDYRTYCLNISPYSLLDDDFYHWLLDALKLRQDLARRLILETAERSLMLVGERVAERVDKLVATGCQFSIDHFGVSSQALTFLQMMNTHYLKVDGSFTRDLTASYENQLYIRTLAMLAESRDIGVLAQGVENKEAWEALKQLGVTGGQGYYLGHPELLV from the coding sequence ATGACACTACTGCGTGAACTGGCTCTATACCTTACGCTGCTTTTGATCCTGTTATTTGCCGGGAGCTTTGTACTGACGGTTAATGATGCTCGTCACTATCTTCAGGAGCAGTTGAACTCCCACGCGCAGGATACAGCGACCTCCCTTGGTATTGCGATTGCTTCAGCAGGGACAGGCAACAGTGCCGCAATGGATTCGATGATTGATGCGGTTTTTGACCGGGGGTACTACCGGCAAATTCGTTTTACCGATAGGTCAGGAAAAATACTGGTAAATAATGAGCATCCAATCGCTTTAGAAGGTGTGCCTGACTGGTTTGTGAAACTGATTGACCTCGAAGCGCCGGAAGTCACCAGCGAGATTAACAGTGGCTGGGTGCCAATGGGACAGCTGTTGGTGGCGAGTCATCCGGGTCATGCCTATCGAAGTCTCTGGTCCAAGGTAAGTGGGGATGCGCTGTTATTCAGTTTTGGTTTGATTCTTGCCATGGTCGGATTGAACACGCTGCTGGGTGTGGTTCTCCGGCCGTTAAAAAAAATGGAGCATCAGGCGAACCGTATTTGTGAACGTCATTTTGAGATACAACCCGAGCTGCCAAAAACCAGGGACTTACGCCGGGTGGTTCAGGCCATGAACCGGATGGCAGAAAAGCTGGATAATGCGTTCTCTGAGCAAGTGGCGCTCATAGAAGAGCTGCGTCGAAAGTTGGTCAAGGATCCATTGACCGGATTACTGAATCGAAAGGCCTTCGAGCGTCGGATGAATACTGTGTTGAGTGAGGATATTGGCGAAGCAGGGGGTGGTTTGATCCTGATTCAGGTGAGAGGGCTGGAGATGCTGAACCGTTGTCATGGACAGAAATTTGTTGATGACCTGTTGTTGACCACCAGTTACTGGGTAGGAAAAACCCTGTTGCCCTGGCCAGCAGCTTTTGCTGGCCGTCGTAATGGATCAAGTTTTACGGTGTTTGTTCCCGCCTGCCGTGTCAGTGAAGTCCGTAAGGTTACTGAATTGTTATTCAAGGCCCTGGTGACAATGGAGTTTTTTGCTTCACCAGAAGGCAGCAATAACCTGCACATTGCGGCAGTTACCCACCAGGGACGCTGTTCAACGGCGCTTCTTCTCGACCATGGTGATAAGCAACTGCTTGAACAGGAGATCCGGGTTAAAAATTGTTGGGATGTGACGGATATCAGTGGTGAGTCTGGTTACCCGTACATGGGATGGAGTGACACACATTGGGTCGAAGCGCTGGAAAAAGTGATGTCAGAAGGCCTTATCGAGCTGTATGGTCAGCCCATTATGGGAGCGGATGGTGCAGTCGCTTGTACGGAGATACTGGTACGGATAACCCTGGATGGTGAAGTCGTGTCCGCAGATTCTTTTATGCCCGTTGTTGAGCGCTATGATCTTTATGGCAAGTTTGATCGCGCCGTATTTTTTGCCCTGGCTGATTACATGGATGACCGGGATGACTATCGAACTTACTGTCTGAATATTTCACCTTATTCTCTGCTGGATGATGACTTTTATCACTGGTTGCTGGATGCCCTCAAACTGCGTCAGGATCTGGCCAGACGTCTTATTCTGGAAACGGCCGAACGCTCGCTGATGCTGGTGGGGGAGCGGGTTGCAGAACGGGTGGATAAGCTGGTGGCAACGGGTTGTCAGTTTTCTATTGATCATTTTGGTGTATCCAGTCAGGCACTGACATTTCTGCAGATGATGAATACCCATTACCTGAAAGTGGACGGTAGTTTTACCAGAGACCTGACTGCCAGCTATGAGAATCAACTGTATATAAGAACACTGGCCATGCTGGCTGAATCCCGGGACATTGGTGTTCTGGCCCAGGGCGTTGAAAATAAGGAAGCATGGGAGGCCTTAAAACAGTTGGGTGTTACTGGTGGTCAGGGTTATTATCTGGGGCATCCAGAGCTACTTGTCTGA
- the ltrA gene encoding group II intron reverse transcriptase/maturase, which produces MNHDLLNCVLEPANLASAWKQVKSNKGAPGIDGVTIEAYPDFAKQHWPSVRQALLDGTYQPSPVRRHVIEKPDGGERLLGIPTVMDRVIQQAIVQVLTPVFDPGFSPNSFGYRPGRSAHDGVRQVKQLINRGLHYAVDVDLSKFFDTVNHDVLMSRVSRKVRDKRLLKLIGSYLRSGVMIEGNVYPTRVGMPQGGPLSPLLSNVVLDELDKELEYRGHCFARYCDDFVILVKSQRAGDRVMHSITQFIERKLKLKINSRKSKVVKATESEFLSFTFTGKKVRWAQKCLDRFKYRILKLTSRRWGVSMQHRLRKLAQYIRGWMGYFRLSEYHRPIPLLDQWIRRRIRCCFLKQWRKPKTRFKNLVRLGVDKINAAKIAASSKGYYRLSKTYAVQQALNNSYLAKIGLVSLKDLWIRFHHHR; this is translated from the coding sequence TTGAACCATGATCTACTAAATTGCGTACTTGAACCGGCTAATCTGGCAAGTGCATGGAAACAGGTCAAAAGCAACAAGGGTGCTCCGGGTATTGATGGAGTCACTATTGAAGCTTATCCAGACTTTGCCAAACAGCATTGGCCTTCAGTGCGTCAAGCCTTATTGGACGGAACCTACCAGCCATCACCCGTGCGCCGACATGTTATAGAAAAGCCGGACGGCGGTGAGCGTTTGCTGGGAATCCCTACCGTGATGGATAGGGTCATACAGCAGGCCATTGTGCAGGTGCTGACCCCTGTCTTTGATCCGGGTTTCTCTCCAAACAGCTTCGGCTACCGACCGGGACGGTCAGCACACGACGGAGTCCGTCAGGTTAAGCAGTTGATCAACCGGGGGCTTCATTACGCTGTTGACGTTGATCTGAGTAAATTCTTTGATACGGTTAATCACGACGTTTTGATGTCGAGGGTCTCCCGTAAGGTCCGCGACAAACGCCTTCTGAAACTGATTGGTAGCTACCTGCGCTCCGGTGTCATGATTGAGGGCAATGTCTACCCGACCAGGGTTGGCATGCCACAGGGTGGGCCTTTATCACCCTTGCTGTCTAATGTGGTCCTCGACGAACTCGACAAGGAGCTTGAATATCGGGGTCATTGCTTTGCAAGATACTGTGATGATTTTGTGATTCTCGTCAAAAGTCAGCGTGCAGGGGATCGGGTGATGCACAGCATTACCCAATTCATTGAACGCAAATTGAAACTGAAGATTAACTCCCGGAAAAGTAAAGTTGTGAAAGCAACAGAAAGCGAATTCCTGAGTTTCACCTTCACAGGGAAGAAAGTTCGCTGGGCCCAGAAGTGTCTGGACCGATTCAAATACCGGATACTCAAGTTGACCAGTCGTCGCTGGGGTGTCTCAATGCAACATCGGTTACGCAAATTGGCACAATATATCCGGGGTTGGATGGGGTATTTCCGGTTATCGGAATATCACCGACCAATTCCCCTGCTGGATCAATGGATACGTCGGCGAATCCGTTGCTGCTTTCTGAAGCAATGGCGCAAGCCGAAAACCCGTTTTAAGAATCTGGTCAGGTTAGGCGTTGATAAAATTAACGCCGCCAAGATCGCAGCCAGCAGCAAAGGGTATTACCGTCTGAGTAAAACCTATGCGGTACAACAGGCACTGAATAACAGTTACCTCGCGAAAATTGGGCTTGTTTCATTGAAAGACTTATGGATCAGGTTTCACCATCATCGTTGA
- a CDS encoding transposase, with protein MAFLEHQQLQPEDLLRFITQQQEQIIQLKEQIELLEAEIRRLKKLPAKPDIKPNTKPPDDDTGSPDGDPSAPEGNDGASPDTSSKQKVKKPNEKTRKQRKQPRKPSAEKSIPIAATDVPEGSIRNGTTPFHVQELTIQTSSIEYLLEQWVTPDGQTITAKPPASLHGHHYGPMLQAYVLHQYHGCSVTQPELLDWLWDIGISISSGELSQLLTKGHEQFHAEKDELLTTGIRCSSYIQTDDTGTRHKGKNGYCTIINNESFAWFESTDSKSRENFVSLLHRPWSTYTFTDDALIYLEKLDYPKKWLRVLNPYRGVTFLSHEAWEECMKDLRLTGRRRQQASEAMIYGSLIQHGAGHLTTFSDGARQFDVFKHSQCWIHAERGLAKVHPVNDQQAMAQKWLRTWFWAIYDDLKDFKTEPTEKKAIKVRQGFQALIQTQTCSGLLQDALSGLAVIKEELLLVLDDPSLPLHNNLSESQIREYVKRRKISSGTRSDLGRQCRDTFASLKKTCRLYGLSFWDYLKSRLMGDGLFPRLSNLIEEASRHLPCGAASSF; from the coding sequence ATGGCTTTTCTAGAACACCAGCAGTTACAACCTGAAGATCTACTGAGATTCATCACTCAGCAGCAAGAGCAGATCATTCAGCTCAAAGAGCAGATAGAATTGCTTGAAGCAGAGATTCGTCGTCTAAAAAAACTGCCCGCAAAGCCTGACATCAAACCAAACACCAAACCTCCCGATGATGACACCGGCAGCCCTGATGGAGATCCATCCGCTCCTGAGGGTAACGATGGAGCCAGCCCAGACACCTCGTCAAAGCAGAAGGTTAAGAAGCCCAACGAGAAAACCAGAAAGCAGCGTAAACAGCCCCGAAAGCCATCGGCGGAAAAATCCATACCCATTGCTGCCACTGATGTTCCGGAGGGATCAATCAGGAATGGAACCACCCCTTTTCATGTTCAGGAACTGACAATACAAACATCCAGTATTGAATATCTTTTAGAGCAATGGGTGACACCCGATGGACAAACCATTACGGCCAAACCGCCAGCCAGCCTTCATGGACATCATTACGGGCCAATGCTGCAGGCCTACGTTCTGCACCAGTATCATGGTTGCTCCGTTACCCAGCCAGAACTGCTGGACTGGCTATGGGACATTGGAATCTCTATTTCCAGCGGGGAACTCAGCCAGCTTCTGACGAAAGGACACGAGCAGTTCCATGCTGAGAAAGATGAGCTGTTGACTACAGGTATTCGCTGTTCAAGTTATATCCAGACAGACGACACGGGAACAAGGCATAAGGGGAAGAACGGTTACTGCACCATCATCAATAACGAGTCCTTTGCCTGGTTCGAGAGCACAGACAGCAAAAGCCGGGAAAATTTCGTAAGCCTACTGCACCGCCCATGGTCAACTTACACGTTCACCGACGATGCCTTGATCTATCTGGAAAAACTGGATTACCCCAAAAAGTGGCTACGCGTTCTTAATCCATACAGAGGCGTCACCTTCCTGAGCCATGAAGCCTGGGAAGAATGTATGAAAGACCTGAGACTAACTGGTAGACGGCGCCAGCAGGCCAGTGAAGCCATGATTTATGGCAGCCTGATACAGCATGGAGCAGGACATCTTACCACCTTCAGTGATGGGGCAAGGCAGTTCGACGTTTTCAAACACAGCCAGTGCTGGATACATGCAGAGCGAGGGCTGGCAAAAGTTCATCCGGTCAATGATCAGCAGGCCATGGCTCAGAAATGGCTTCGGACATGGTTCTGGGCCATTTACGATGACCTTAAAGACTTCAAGACAGAGCCAACTGAAAAAAAGGCAATAAAAGTACGACAGGGGTTCCAGGCGCTGATCCAAACCCAAACGTGCAGTGGGCTTCTTCAGGATGCTCTGTCAGGGTTGGCTGTAATCAAGGAAGAGCTATTACTGGTTCTGGATGACCCGAGCTTACCGCTGCACAACAACCTGAGCGAGAGTCAGATACGAGAATATGTTAAACGACGAAAGATCAGTAGTGGGACGCGAAGCGATTTGGGGCGGCAATGTCGCGACACCTTTGCCAGCCTGAAAAAAACGTGTCGCCTGTATGGTCTCTCTTTTTGGGATTATCTGAAAAGCCGACTAATGGGCGATGGGTTATTTCCGAGATTGAGTAACCTGATTGAGGAGGCTTCACGTCATCTTCCGTGTGGTGCTGCCAGCAGTTTTTGA
- a CDS encoding HD family hydrolase has translation MSVISSRLEQQLVFIRELDKLKAVYRKTMVKPDNSRQENSAEHSWHIAVQAMTLKEYAEEPVDIGRVIKMLLLHDIVEIDAGDTFAFAGTAELAGQGAKEMQAAERLFGLLPREQADEFRALWLEFEQVDSPDARFAKAMDCLLPVIQNMDSEGGTWAKYQVTRSQVLRRNQYLESLAPRLWRYVLEQVDISLRNGWLQDG, from the coding sequence ATGTCTGTCATTTCCTCAAGGCTTGAGCAGCAACTGGTTTTTATCAGGGAACTGGATAAACTTAAGGCGGTTTATCGAAAAACCATGGTAAAGCCTGATAACAGCCGACAGGAGAACAGTGCCGAACATAGCTGGCATATCGCTGTACAGGCGATGACGCTGAAAGAGTACGCTGAAGAGCCGGTCGATATTGGCCGTGTGATTAAGATGTTGCTGCTGCATGACATTGTCGAAATTGATGCAGGCGACACCTTTGCATTTGCCGGGACTGCCGAGCTGGCTGGCCAGGGAGCCAAAGAAATGCAGGCGGCAGAGCGCCTGTTTGGGCTACTGCCCCGGGAGCAGGCGGATGAGTTCAGAGCGCTCTGGCTTGAGTTTGAGCAGGTAGATAGCCCGGATGCCCGCTTTGCCAAAGCCATGGACTGTCTCTTACCCGTGATTCAGAATATGGACAGTGAGGGGGGAACCTGGGCGAAGTATCAGGTTACCCGTAGCCAGGTGTTGAGACGGAATCAGTATCTGGAGAGCCTGGCACCCAGGCTGTGGCGTTATGTCCTTGAGCAGGTTGATATCTCTCTCCGTAATGGCTGGCTTCAGGATGGTTGA
- a CDS encoding transglutaminase-like cysteine peptidase — protein MLSQLFHFFLSNWGQLFFAVVFAGNLVVGKALVDSARELYGIAAVERLTHWQNLMIYSKKLPEPQKLVEVNDFFNRMRFMNDIDHWGEEDFWATPVEFLASGAGDCEDFSIAKYFTLRELGVSDEKLRITYVKAVEFDQAHMVLSYFASPGQEPLILDNLVSEIRPASHRQDLVPVYHFNGDGLWLSRQRGEGVRSGQSSKIKTWTELRKRLQKSNRQGRLNKGGGLMDRFASEKPTGMPP, from the coding sequence ATGCTATCTCAGCTGTTTCACTTTTTTCTATCCAATTGGGGACAGTTGTTCTTTGCCGTTGTTTTCGCCGGCAATCTGGTGGTCGGTAAAGCCCTGGTGGATAGTGCCCGTGAACTCTATGGTATTGCTGCTGTTGAACGACTTACCCATTGGCAAAATCTGATGATCTACAGCAAGAAGCTGCCAGAGCCCCAAAAGCTGGTTGAAGTGAATGACTTCTTTAACCGCATGCGATTTATGAATGATATTGATCACTGGGGGGAAGAGGATTTCTGGGCGACGCCTGTGGAGTTTCTGGCCAGTGGTGCCGGGGATTGTGAAGATTTCTCGATTGCCAAGTATTTTACCCTGCGCGAGCTTGGCGTGTCCGATGAGAAGCTGAGGATAACTTATGTAAAGGCGGTTGAGTTTGATCAGGCCCATATGGTGCTTAGTTATTTTGCCAGTCCGGGTCAGGAACCACTGATTCTGGACAATCTGGTCAGTGAGATTCGTCCCGCCAGCCATCGTCAGGATCTGGTTCCCGTTTATCACTTTAACGGTGATGGACTCTGGCTGTCCCGTCAGCGTGGTGAAGGGGTTCGAAGTGGTCAGTCCAGTAAAATAAAGACCTGGACTGAGTTGCGCAAACGGTTGCAGAAATCAAACCGTCAGGGAAGACTGAATAAAGGGGGGGGGCTGATGGATAGATTTGCCTCCGAAAAACCAACAGGGATGCCACCATGA